From the Flavobacteriales bacterium genome, the window GTAAGACTGATACAGGGCAGGCCTTATCAACTCGGTCATTCCTGCATCCAGGATGGCAAAGTTCGTCTTGATGCCTTTCTTCACATAAAGCACTTTTGAGATCAGGCTTCCACATTGGGCGACAATGGAGCGTCCCAGCTCGAAATGGATCTTCTGGCTTGGGCGGGGTTCAAGGAATTTCCGGAACAGACCGAAATAGGTCTCAAAATCCGGGATGGGATTCTCGTCGGGATGATGGTAATCTACACCGAGGCCGCCTCCCAGGTTGATGTGTTCTACGATAATGTGATGATTGTAGAACCACTCCTGTATTTCATTTACCCGCAGACAAAGTCCTTTAAAGGCTTCAAGGTCCATGATCTGAGATCCGATATGAAAATGCAGACCGATCAATTTGATGTTCGGCGATTTCTTCAGGGTCTCCAGGGTCTTGTCCAGCTCCCAGATGTTGATACCGAATTTATTCTCCTCTAGCCCTGTTGTGATATACTTGTGGGTATTGGCA encodes:
- the lysA gene encoding diaminopimelate decarboxylase translates to GVGKSDEEINLALDMDIFCFNCESRQEIRVIDELAAAKNKTASIALRINPNVNANTHKYITTGLEENKFGINIWELDKTLETLKKSPNIKLIGLHFHIGSQIMDLEAFKGLCLRVNEIQEWFYNHHIIVEHINLGGGLGVDYHHPDENPIPDFETYFGLFRKFLEPRPSQKIHFELGRSIVAQCGSLISKVLYVKKGIKTNFAILDAGMTELIRPALYQSYHKIQSLTSREGEGEEKYDVVGPICESSDCFGKAVMLPVTRRGDLVALRTTGAYSEVMASSYNLRSKAEAVYSL